Proteins co-encoded in one Candidatus Limnocylindrales bacterium genomic window:
- a CDS encoding transglycosylase SLT domain-containing protein → MFRINVRLNGSYLWIFLISIFLLYGCGSHQKKSTLPEKTAETPKSQPLPETPPLSKVEEAIQQAQSHYQAGLEHYRNQRWDLASKEFELSLKALLDADNNPESHKKLEDTYEELSLKIHLIQDQANNSKSAQTPTPNGLENNNSKPNTQSSASLSSNSSPSTVNQNPPLIFNTPIEIDEKIQEWINIYSRKKEDSNFLRGLERSTRYLPMIRKIFSSYGLPADLAYIPLIESSFSTEAVSPSGAVGMWQFVRSTARNYGLRVDKRVDERKDPVKSTHAAARYLKDLYRMLGSWDLVIAAYNSGEYKIHNAIGRYRTRDFEELSSTGYLGAETQNYVPMLKAAIIIASDPGKYGLNPVYESPLVYNEPSLPEKNPPVRTLTAATSRLKSSSDKELLATIHFSDENELTATSKSGSAQTLTTISQPGTDEFGYEKPIRPSGRKREFVTYQIQKGDDLRKVAAKFKVTMTQLIVWNKLNTANLTPNEELKIWYDKLSKPSEGRASSGSKRTWIKGTRKLYKSPYYPAKKTVSTRSQPPKKAKIIYSVKKGDNLWEVSQNFNVDLNLLRKWNKLGPGEQLMPGDKLIIHRNQPIN, encoded by the coding sequence ATGTTTAGGATAAATGTTAGATTAAACGGTTCATATCTATGGATTTTTTTAATTTCTATTTTCCTTCTTTATGGCTGTGGATCTCATCAAAAAAAGAGTACCCTTCCTGAGAAGACAGCAGAAACCCCTAAGTCTCAACCCCTTCCGGAAACTCCTCCTCTATCCAAAGTAGAGGAAGCCATCCAACAAGCTCAGAGCCACTATCAGGCCGGTCTTGAACATTATCGTAATCAGCGTTGGGATTTAGCCTCTAAGGAGTTTGAACTTTCTTTGAAAGCTCTTTTGGATGCAGACAACAATCCAGAATCCCACAAGAAACTTGAAGATACCTATGAAGAGCTTTCACTGAAAATTCACCTCATTCAGGACCAGGCAAATAATTCTAAATCCGCCCAGACACCTACCCCCAATGGATTGGAAAATAATAATTCAAAGCCGAATACCCAAAGCTCTGCTTCCTTAAGTTCTAATTCCTCTCCTTCTACGGTCAATCAGAATCCTCCTTTGATTTTTAATACTCCCATAGAAATAGATGAAAAGATTCAAGAGTGGATTAATATTTATTCCCGTAAAAAGGAGGATTCCAATTTTTTGAGAGGCCTCGAGCGATCTACAAGATATTTACCCATGATTAGAAAAATTTTTAGTTCCTATGGTCTTCCGGCAGATTTGGCCTATATTCCCTTGATAGAGAGCAGTTTCTCAACAGAAGCTGTATCCCCCAGTGGGGCCGTGGGTATGTGGCAGTTTGTGCGTTCGACTGCCAGGAACTATGGATTGCGGGTTGATAAAAGGGTTGATGAACGGAAAGATCCGGTAAAATCTACCCATGCCGCAGCCAGGTATCTGAAAGACCTCTATCGGATGTTGGGCTCCTGGGATTTGGTTATTGCCGCCTACAATAGTGGAGAATATAAAATCCATAACGCAATCGGTCGATATCGAACCCGTGATTTTGAAGAACTCTCCAGTACAGGCTATTTGGGAGCAGAAACTCAAAATTATGTTCCTATGCTGAAGGCTGCCATCATCATCGCCAGTGATCCAGGTAAGTACGGACTTAATCCCGTTTATGAATCTCCCCTGGTGTATAATGAACCCTCCTTACCGGAAAAAAATCCCCCTGTAAGGACCCTTACCGCTGCAACCTCCAGGTTAAAATCCTCATCAGATAAGGAACTTCTGGCTACCATTCATTTCTCAGATGAAAACGAATTAACTGCTACCTCTAAGTCTGGGTCGGCTCAAACCCTTACCACTATCTCTCAGCCAGGAACAGATGAATTCGGTTACGAAAAACCCATCCGACCCTCCGGTAGAAAACGGGAGTTTGTAACTTACCAGATCCAAAAGGGAGATGATTTACGTAAAGTTGCAGCCAAGTTTAAAGTCACTATGACGCAGCTTATCGTATGGAATAAACTGAATACGGCTAATTTAACTCCCAATGAGGAATTGAAGATATGGTATGATAAATTAAGTAAACCCTCTGAAGGACGAGCGTCTTCCGGCTCCAAAAGAACCTGGATTAAAGGGACGCGTAAACTTTATAAATCTCCTTATTATCCAGCTAAAAAGACCGTCTCTACTCGATCTCAACCTCCTAAGAAAGCGAAAATTATTTATTCCGTTAAAAAAGGAGATAACCTCTGGGAAGTTTCCCAAAACTTTAATGTCGATCTAAATCTTCTTAGAAAGTGGAACAAATTGGGTCCCGGAGAACAGTTAATGCCCGGAGATAAATTGATCATTCATCGTAACCAACCAATCAACTAA
- a CDS encoding NAD(P)H-dependent glycerol-3-phosphate dehydrogenase, which translates to MIDSIGIIGAGSWGTTLAILLGEKGYRITLWVRREELLQKMKETRENSVYLPGFKIPESVILSHSLKEAVKGQTLIISAVPSHVTRLISQSYAPYLSPQAIVVSATKGIEVETLLCMSEVLTAVLPQAAGIGVLSGPSFAREVCQHLPTAVVAASFHREVAEFIQNLFTTSYFRVYTNLDVIGVELAGALKNVIALAAGISDGLGYGTNSRAALITRGLAEITRLGIAMGAQPLTFAGLAGIGDLVLTCTGELSRNRQVGLAIGRGQKLNEIIAQMQMVAEGIKTTQAAVRLAKRHAVEMPITEQVYAMLFEGKNPADAVAELMGRSLKPEHPLLEERMAN; encoded by the coding sequence ATGATAGACTCGATTGGTATCATAGGAGCCGGAAGTTGGGGAACAACCCTGGCCATTCTGTTAGGGGAGAAAGGCTACAGGATAACTCTATGGGTTCGTAGGGAGGAACTTCTCCAAAAAATGAAAGAAACTCGAGAAAATTCGGTTTACCTCCCCGGTTTTAAAATTCCGGAGTCGGTTATTTTGAGTCATTCCTTGAAGGAAGCTGTGAAAGGACAAACTTTGATTATCTCGGCCGTTCCTTCCCATGTAACCCGACTGATTAGCCAGTCATATGCCCCCTATCTTAGCCCACAAGCCATCGTAGTCAGTGCGACAAAAGGAATCGAAGTCGAAACACTTCTTTGCATGTCAGAAGTTCTGACCGCCGTGCTGCCTCAGGCAGCCGGTATCGGAGTTCTTTCCGGTCCCAGTTTTGCTAGAGAGGTTTGTCAGCATCTTCCAACGGCTGTTGTAGCCGCCTCCTTTCACAGAGAGGTGGCAGAGTTTATCCAAAATCTTTTTACAACCTCCTATTTTCGGGTTTATACCAACCTGGATGTTATAGGTGTTGAATTGGCAGGAGCTTTGAAGAACGTCATTGCACTGGCGGCGGGCATTTCCGATGGATTGGGGTATGGAACCAACTCCCGGGCAGCTCTCATTACCCGAGGGTTGGCCGAGATTACACGACTGGGTATCGCTATGGGCGCACAACCCTTGACTTTTGCCGGGCTGGCCGGTATAGGAGATCTTGTTTTAACCTGCACTGGGGAGTTAAGTAGAAATCGACAGGTTGGGTTAGCTATTGGTAGAGGGCAAAAGCTTAATGAAATTATCGCTCAGATGCAAATGGTTGCAGAGGGGATTAAAACCACCCAGGCTGCCGTTCGCCTTGCCAAACGCCATGCCGTAGAAATGCCTATTACCGAGCAAGTTTATGCCATGCTCTTTGAGGGAAAGAATCCTGCAGATGCTGTAGCCGAACTCATGGGACGCAGTTTAAAACCAGAACATCCCCTATTAGAGGAACGTATGGCCAATTGA
- the rlmN gene encoding 23S rRNA (adenine(2503)-C(2))-methyltransferase RlmN: MRESLLDVEESSLRETFQSIGEPGYRVAQVLDWIYQKKVPTFAEMTNLPIHLRDFLDNHYKIDPLTLLNYQESADGTLKFLFGLGDNEKIESVLIPMNQNLTLCISTQVGCPLDCKFCLTGVMGYTRNLTAGEILGQVLFIQRWLGPRNRISNIVFMGMGEPLANYQNTIKAIRVMLSEKGLNLSNRKITVSTSGIVPGIKKLGQEDFIVNLAVSLHAPSNDLRSQLMPINRKYPLEMLLEACREYPLPKRRRITFEYVLLKGVNDRPDHAKELAKILKGFRCKINLLPFNEAPELPYERPSDAEVLRFQKILIEQGYSVFIRTSRGRDILAACGQLAIRSSNRGCSGFKLRPMSSATASAGFFPSKSMA, translated from the coding sequence ATGAGAGAAAGTCTTTTAGATGTAGAGGAATCTTCCCTAAGAGAAACTTTTCAATCCATAGGCGAGCCCGGATACCGCGTTGCCCAGGTTTTAGACTGGATCTATCAGAAAAAAGTGCCCACTTTTGCAGAAATGACCAATCTCCCCATTCACCTGCGGGATTTTCTAGACAACCACTACAAAATAGATCCTTTAACCCTCCTAAATTATCAAGAATCAGCAGATGGAACCCTTAAGTTTTTATTCGGTTTAGGGGATAATGAAAAAATCGAATCGGTTTTAATTCCCATGAATCAGAACCTGACCTTATGTATCTCTACCCAGGTGGGATGCCCACTGGACTGCAAATTCTGCTTGACCGGGGTGATGGGTTATACCCGAAATTTAACTGCGGGAGAAATTCTGGGTCAGGTTCTCTTTATTCAAAGGTGGTTAGGACCTAGAAACAGGATTTCCAATATAGTCTTTATGGGAATGGGAGAACCGCTGGCGAACTATCAGAATACCATCAAAGCAATCCGGGTCATGCTTTCGGAGAAAGGACTTAATTTATCTAATCGAAAGATTACGGTATCTACCTCTGGAATCGTGCCGGGGATAAAGAAATTGGGACAGGAGGATTTTATCGTCAACCTGGCCGTCTCTCTCCATGCCCCCTCCAATGACCTTCGGAGCCAATTGATGCCTATTAATCGGAAATATCCTTTAGAAATGCTCCTGGAGGCCTGTCGAGAGTATCCACTTCCCAAACGGCGTCGGATTACTTTTGAATATGTTCTATTAAAGGGTGTGAACGATAGACCTGACCATGCGAAGGAGCTGGCTAAAATTCTTAAGGGTTTTCGATGCAAGATTAATCTGCTCCCCTTTAATGAAGCTCCAGAGCTTCCCTATGAGCGACCTTCAGATGCGGAAGTACTCCGATTTCAAAAAATTTTAATCGAACAAGGTTATTCGGTGTTCATTAGAACCAGTCGCGGAAGAGACATTTTAGCGGCCTGTGGTCAATTGGCCATACGTTCCTCTAATAGGGGATGTTCTGGTTTTAAACTGCGTCCCATGAGTTCGGCTACAGCATCTGCAGGATTCTTTCCCTCAAAGAGCATGGCATAA
- a CDS encoding DUF507 family protein: MKLRQEYIDFIANLLVDKLIEEGYLEPVEDSKTIKAQVSRTITEDLKVEDRLDEEVRNILENYTDIMRKENIPYHEMFRKVKQKLVKERNLIL, encoded by the coding sequence ATGAAATTACGTCAAGAATATATCGATTTTATTGCCAACCTTTTGGTTGATAAGCTCATAGAGGAAGGATACCTTGAGCCGGTGGAGGATTCTAAAACAATCAAAGCCCAGGTTAGTCGAACTATTACAGAAGATCTCAAAGTAGAGGACAGGCTGGATGAAGAAGTTAGAAATATTCTGGAAAATTATACCGACATAATGAGGAAGGAAAATATTCCCTATCACGAGATGTTCCGGAAGGTCAAGCAGAAATTGGTTAAAGAACGAAACCTTATTTTGTAA
- a CDS encoding DUF507 family protein has translation MRLSQDKIVHLSNLVVKVLQDPTLAKLRVDKNRLRSAIIRIITDELKVEEDADREARRVLSSYSRKIEEGSREWDILYQKAFNDFLKKRGRYF, from the coding sequence ATGCGATTAAGTCAAGATAAAATTGTACACTTATCGAATTTGGTGGTAAAGGTCCTCCAGGATCCTACCCTTGCAAAGTTGCGGGTTGATAAAAACAGGTTAAGATCCGCCATTATCCGAATTATCACCGATGAACTTAAAGTAGAAGAAGATGCAGACCGGGAAGCTCGAAGGGTATTAAGCTCCTACAGCCGGAAGATTGAAGAAGGATCCCGGGAATGGGACATTTTGTACCAGAAGGCCTTTAACGATTTTTTGAAAAAACGCGGCAGATATTTTTAA
- a CDS encoding EAL domain-containing protein produces the protein MKDIKEALKNTREEIEILIVEDSPLQAEILKSILEQHHYGRILVANDGKEALALISRHKPTLLISDIIMPEMDGYQLCQHIKADENLKDIPVILLTTLSNPKDVIKALECGANRFITKPYDEEYLLSSIQSILANRQLQKTEKIPMGVNIFFSSENYSITADPQQILDLLLSTYEAAVRKNLELIEAQAELEVVNERLEEKVKERTTALIAEIAERKKVEEQLRKLSQAIEQSPSIVVIIDTEGRIEYVNPKFSQITGYVPEEVMGLNLRDLSEQSSKEYQQMWKTITSGEEWRGELRSKKKNGELYWELTSASPIRNPEGVITHFLVVKEDITQRKRDEETILHMAYHDALTDLPNRSLLNDRLTQALAHARRNKQMLAVMFIDLDRFKTINDTLGHAIGDRLLQSVAKRLVNLLREGDTVARMGGDEFILLLPGITQAESAAKIAYKILEAFKPSFYFNGHELHVTSSIGIALYPTDGEDAETLLKNADTAMYRAKEQGRNNYQFYTPAMNATAFERLILENNLRRALERKEFVIYYQPKIRLSTGQIAGMEALVRWQHPELGLISPAKFIPLAEETGLIVSLGEWVLYTACTQCKAWQDAGLPPLDLAVNLSARQFQQPGLVEMIAQVLEETGLAPYYLELEITESIAMQNVEFTVKMLRKLKEMGIRILLDDFGIDYSSLGYLKRFPLHALKIDQSFLHDITTNSYSAMIITMIITLAHSLKLNVIAEGVETKEQLDFLRQLQCDEAQGYYFGPPISAEEFTRLLQKER, from the coding sequence ATGAAAGATATCAAAGAAGCGCTTAAAAATACCAGAGAAGAAATAGAAATTCTCATCGTCGAGGATAGTCCGCTACAGGCTGAGATATTAAAATCCATCCTTGAACAGCACCACTACGGGCGTATCTTAGTGGCCAATGACGGTAAGGAAGCTCTTGCCTTAATAAGCAGGCATAAACCAACCCTACTTATCAGTGATATTATCATGCCGGAAATGGACGGTTACCAGTTATGCCAGCATATTAAGGCCGATGAGAATCTTAAAGATATACCGGTTATTCTTTTGACAACTCTTTCCAATCCTAAAGATGTGATAAAAGCTTTGGAATGTGGGGCCAACCGGTTTATCACCAAGCCTTATGATGAAGAGTATCTTCTCTCGAGTATTCAGTCCATTCTTGCGAACCGTCAGTTACAGAAGACCGAAAAAATACCCATGGGGGTGAATATCTTTTTTTCTAGTGAGAATTATTCTATCACGGCAGATCCTCAGCAGATCCTTGACCTGCTTTTATCAACCTATGAAGCCGCCGTTCGAAAGAATCTTGAACTGATTGAGGCGCAAGCAGAATTGGAAGTGGTGAATGAGCGTTTAGAGGAAAAAGTAAAAGAGCGGACCACCGCGCTTATTGCGGAAATTGCCGAACGCAAGAAAGTGGAAGAACAATTGCGTAAGCTATCTCAGGCCATCGAACAGAGCCCCAGTATTGTTGTGATTATAGACACAGAGGGCCGTATTGAATATGTCAATCCTAAATTCTCTCAAATAACGGGGTATGTCCCTGAAGAGGTCATGGGGTTAAACTTACGCGATTTGAGTGAACAATCTTCCAAGGAATATCAGCAAATGTGGAAGACCATTACATCGGGGGAAGAATGGCGAGGCGAACTTCGTAGTAAGAAGAAGAATGGAGAATTATACTGGGAATTGACGTCGGCCTCGCCTATCAGGAACCCGGAGGGAGTCATAACCCACTTTCTGGTGGTTAAAGAGGATATTACGCAGCGCAAACGAGATGAGGAAACCATCCTTCATATGGCTTACCATGATGCTTTAACAGATCTACCTAATCGCTCCCTGCTCAATGATCGCCTGACCCAGGCACTGGCCCATGCGCGTCGCAACAAGCAGATGCTGGCCGTGATGTTTATCGATCTGGATCGGTTTAAGACCATCAATGATACCTTGGGGCATGCTATAGGAGATCGGCTCTTGCAAAGTGTCGCCAAACGTCTCGTAAATCTTTTACGGGAAGGGGATACCGTCGCCCGAATGGGGGGAGATGAATTTATTTTGTTATTGCCCGGAATAACCCAGGCTGAAAGCGCCGCTAAGATTGCCTATAAAATCCTCGAAGCCTTCAAACCATCGTTTTATTTTAACGGTCATGAACTTCATGTGACTTCCAGTATTGGAATTGCTCTTTATCCTACTGACGGTGAAGATGCTGAAACGTTATTAAAGAATGCAGATACCGCCATGTACCGTGCTAAAGAACAGGGTCGAAACAATTATCAGTTCTACACCCCGGCTATGAATGCCACAGCCTTTGAACGATTGATCCTGGAAAATAATCTACGTCGTGCCCTGGAGCGTAAGGAATTTGTGATCTATTATCAACCCAAAATCCGTCTCAGCACCGGACAGATCGCCGGAATGGAGGCTTTGGTACGCTGGCAACATCCTGAATTGGGTCTGATTTCCCCGGCAAAGTTTATTCCCTTGGCCGAAGAAACCGGCCTCATTGTATCCTTAGGTGAATGGGTACTCTATACCGCGTGTACCCAATGTAAAGCTTGGCAAGATGCAGGTTTACCTCCTCTGGATCTGGCGGTAAATCTTTCAGCACGCCAATTTCAACAACCCGGCCTGGTCGAAATGATTGCCCAAGTATTGGAGGAAACAGGTCTGGCTCCTTATTATCTGGAGTTGGAAATCACGGAAAGTATTGCCATGCAAAATGTGGAATTTACAGTTAAAATGCTCCGTAAATTGAAAGAGATGGGAATTCGGATTTTATTGGATGATTTTGGAATAGATTATTCTTCGCTTGGCTATTTGAAACGTTTCCCCTTACACGCTTTAAAAATTGACCAGTCCTTTCTGCATGATATCACTACCAACTCTTATAGCGCCATGATTATCACCATGATTATCACCTTAGCGCATAGCTTAAAGCTTAATGTTATTGCCGAAGGCGTAGAAACCAAAGAACAACTGGATTTCCTTAGGCAGCTACAATGTGATGAGGCCCAGGGATATTATTTTGGCCCTCCTATCTCTGCAGAGGAATTTACCCGACTCCTTCAAAAGGAGAGGTAA
- a CDS encoding helicase-associated domain-containing protein, whose product MSLESKVRFQEYLSQIPIELAQTITLKNNLACNLYSKARLIELLSVKFRDKKFLADLFNKLTEAQGTGLRLVLFYKDEDGIPIPECHTLLTELFPGDRAEELMNSLVEYGLVLVLPSKRKAYSVSMDLRDSLIEIIAQKMVKELEVWPGEPHIIRSDHLALVRDIFTFLAFLKKDQVKLTQENLIFKRTQLRIFDTFELPEQPLDDDEKSTKGGYPERFDFIYKFCTEKQFIQITGNHLTLTGKVTNWLAKSDFEKVKEIFKFWQQAYLSSSSEAHLILKLLQLAPSNTWISQASLKKVLDLIIPKNFSSRSPAEDRSDHFLSLLLYIGCIEQGIIQKSGGENLVGIKLSPLGYAVLMNDESLFPYHSEKTFSVQPNFEIIIPRNLDLSIRWYLTRITELLKVADTLTYKLSRHAIYKALQEGETPDKILEFLWKCSEKPLPEKVHQTVLDWTSAYGRIGFVDAFLLRCDNEALAKELKESKRIHKFIVDEISPTYLVVRRRDYFKLLEVLEEENYMPRPGVERPSR is encoded by the coding sequence TTGAGTTTAGAGAGTAAGGTACGATTTCAGGAATATTTATCTCAGATCCCTATAGAGCTTGCTCAGACCATTACCTTAAAGAATAACCTGGCCTGTAACCTTTACTCTAAAGCCCGACTCATTGAGTTATTAAGCGTTAAGTTTAGAGATAAAAAGTTTCTTGCTGACTTATTCAATAAACTCACTGAGGCACAAGGTACCGGGCTTAGGCTGGTCCTTTTTTATAAAGATGAGGACGGTATTCCCATACCGGAATGTCATACGTTGTTGACAGAACTATTTCCAGGGGATAGGGCCGAAGAACTCATGAACTCTCTGGTGGAGTATGGACTTGTTTTAGTCTTACCGAGTAAACGTAAAGCTTATTCCGTTTCCATGGATCTGAGGGATTCATTGATCGAAATTATCGCCCAGAAAATGGTTAAAGAATTGGAGGTATGGCCTGGAGAGCCTCACATAATCCGTTCAGATCACCTGGCCCTGGTTCGAGATATTTTCACTTTCCTTGCCTTTTTAAAAAAGGATCAGGTTAAACTTACCCAGGAAAATCTGATCTTTAAGAGGACCCAGCTCCGAATTTTCGATACCTTTGAACTCCCGGAGCAACCTCTAGATGACGATGAAAAATCAACGAAGGGTGGTTATCCGGAGCGATTCGATTTTATTTATAAATTTTGTACTGAGAAGCAATTTATTCAAATAACCGGGAATCACCTGACCCTTACAGGCAAAGTTACAAACTGGTTGGCAAAGTCAGATTTTGAAAAGGTCAAGGAAATTTTTAAATTCTGGCAGCAAGCCTACCTATCTTCTTCTTCCGAAGCTCACCTTATTTTAAAGCTTCTTCAGCTGGCTCCTTCCAATACATGGATTTCACAAGCTTCCTTGAAAAAGGTCCTCGATCTCATTATACCCAAAAATTTTTCGTCCCGATCCCCTGCCGAAGATCGGAGTGATCATTTTCTCTCCCTCTTGCTCTACATAGGCTGTATTGAACAAGGTATAATTCAAAAATCTGGCGGTGAGAACCTTGTAGGAATTAAATTGAGCCCCTTGGGGTATGCTGTTCTCATGAACGATGAAAGTTTATTCCCCTACCACAGCGAGAAAACCTTCTCCGTTCAACCTAATTTTGAAATTATCATTCCCAGAAATCTGGACCTCTCTATTCGTTGGTACTTAACCAGAATCACCGAATTACTTAAGGTTGCCGATACTTTAACCTATAAATTGTCCCGACATGCCATCTATAAAGCTTTACAAGAAGGGGAAACTCCAGATAAAATCCTTGAATTTCTCTGGAAATGCTCGGAAAAACCGTTACCTGAAAAAGTTCATCAAACCGTCTTGGATTGGACAAGTGCCTATGGACGGATCGGTTTTGTCGATGCTTTTTTGCTGAGATGTGATAATGAAGCCCTTGCTAAAGAGCTTAAAGAGTCGAAGCGGATCCATAAGTTTATTGTAGATGAGATATCCCCTACCTATCTGGTTGTACGACGAAGGGATTATTTTAAGTTATTGGAGGTTCTGGAAGAGGAGAATTATATGCCGAGACCTGGGGTCGAGCGACCCTCCAGATAA